In Helicobacter bilis, a genomic segment contains:
- a CDS encoding DUF3944 domain-containing protein — protein sequence MAYKKDSDLEFLREIPSEELDVLVELLTKDTDGKTRHAESLTGKDSYKKHYPNHHEYIDDIIEELQTFGGHTIVNKIRGGGVLYKEILCDVCDKQKVDYSKDSNIIAIEKALITKMFKDLTESLAKEDPKKLEEAMKEVKPESTNGLYMYQLSTIVTSAAMQTFGMTTAAGAAAFASFGATLGIGKVVGLINPILTGATTLWLMSDLMGPAYRVTTPATLQIAFLRQRHLHRKEIEELETNHKEIMESLETISDDLEEEQKIALATKIMGQLKVKLNILVVGATGVGKSSTIAAIFKNGKNFVKIGTDSKPQTQNIEKFVISNNITLWDSPGLGEGEEKDKKHKDNIIAKLQEKDKDGNALIDLVLVILDATNKDLETAYKLINKVIIPNMPNKDRILIALNKCDCVIDRVDFVENGRKLTDEQIQYLDSKVNDIQERVKKDTGVDVEPIYYSAGLKKENKLQEMPYNITKLLYFITKKTPPIKRLVYIGQDNKEKGTDDGKKDYEKSWWKSTWEFATDLAKENKDTAKQMISDYALPFVKNPAIRKILDSLLKKL from the coding sequence ATGGCTTACAAGAAAGATAGTGATTTGGAATTTTTGAGAGAGATTCCAAGTGAAGAGTTGGATGTATTAGTGGAGTTGCTAACAAAAGATACTGATGGTAAAACGCGGCATGCAGAGAGTCTTACAGGTAAAGATTCCTATAAAAAGCATTATCCAAATCATCATGAATATATAGATGACATTATAGAAGAATTACAAACATTTGGCGGACACACAATTGTAAATAAAATAAGGGGTGGCGGTGTTTTGTATAAAGAGATTCTATGTGATGTATGCGATAAACAAAAGGTTGATTACTCTAAAGATAGTAATATTATCGCAATTGAGAAAGCTTTAATTACTAAAATGTTTAAAGACCTTACAGAATCTCTTGCAAAAGAAGATCCAAAAAAGTTAGAGGAAGCAATGAAAGAAGTAAAGCCAGAAAGCACAAATGGGCTCTATATGTATCAGCTATCAACCATTGTAACTTCTGCGGCCATGCAAACATTTGGTATGACAACAGCAGCTGGTGCAGCAGCATTTGCAAGTTTTGGTGCGACTTTAGGTATTGGTAAAGTAGTTGGGCTTATAAATCCTATCTTAACAGGTGCGACAACGCTATGGTTAATGTCTGATTTAATGGGACCAGCCTATCGCGTAACTACACCAGCAACATTGCAAATAGCATTTTTACGACAAAGACATTTACATAGAAAAGAGATTGAAGAATTGGAAACAAATCATAAAGAAATAATGGAAAGCTTGGAAACTATTAGCGATGATTTAGAAGAAGAGCAAAAGATAGCATTGGCAACAAAGATTATGGGGCAATTAAAAGTAAAGCTTAATATCCTTGTTGTAGGTGCTACGGGTGTTGGCAAAAGCTCTACAATTGCCGCTATCTTTAAAAATGGTAAGAATTTTGTAAAGATTGGCACAGATTCAAAACCACAAACACAAAATATAGAAAAATTTGTTATTAGCAACAATATTACACTTTGGGATTCACCAGGACTTGGTGAGGGCGAAGAAAAAGATAAAAAGCATAAAGATAATATAATCGCAAAACTTCAAGAAAAAGATAAAGATGGCAATGCTTTAATTGATTTAGTGCTAGTTATCCTTGATGCGACAAATAAAGATTTAGAAACCGCATATAAGCTTATCAATAAAGTGATAATCCCTAATATGCCAAATAAAGATAGAATCCTTATTGCATTAAATAAATGTGATTGTGTTATTGATAGAGTGGATTTTGTAGAAAATGGACGAAAATTAACCGATGAGCAAATACAATATTTAGATTCTAAAGTCAATGATATACAAGAGCGGGTGAAAAAGGATACAGGCGTAGATGTAGAGCCTATATACTACTCTGCGGGATTAAAGAAAGAGAATAAACTACAAGAGATGCCATATAATATTACTAAGCTACTCTACTTTATCACAAAGAAAACCCCACCTATAAAGCGTCTTGTGTATATAGGACAAGATAATAAAGAAAAAGGCACAGATGATGGTAAAAAAGATTATGAGAAATCGTGGTGGAAATCCACTTGGGAATTTGCTACAGATCTTGCAAAAGAAAATAAAGATACTGCAAAGCAAATGATTAGTGATTATGCTTTGCCATTTGTTAAAAATCCAGCTATAAGAAAAATACTCGATAGCTTATTAAAGAAACTTTAA